Proteins encoded in a region of the Mariprofundus ferrinatatus genome:
- the fliE gene encoding flagellar hook-basal body complex protein FliE, with translation MNINSVGSINTQVPSPQPVAKKPDNFAALMQQYVVQANQETKAANAAGVELAMGKSNNVSETLLAMQKADLSFQLMVGVRNKLVDAYREVMRMQV, from the coding sequence ATGAATATCAACTCAGTAGGAAGCATCAATACGCAGGTTCCATCACCTCAGCCGGTGGCCAAAAAACCGGATAATTTTGCGGCGCTTATGCAGCAATATGTGGTGCAGGCCAATCAGGAGACCAAGGCTGCAAACGCAGCAGGCGTGGAGCTTGCTATGGGTAAGAGTAACAATGTTTCTGAAACCCTGCTTGCCATGCAAAAGGCAGACCTCTCGTTCCAGTTGATGGTGGGTGTCCGGAACAAACTGGTGGATGCATATCGTGAAGTGATGCGCATGCAGGTGTAA
- the flgC gene encoding flagellar basal body rod protein FlgC, translated as MADSLLNSMHISAAGMSAQRSRMDVVAENIANAESTRTEDGGPYQRRQVIFETVAPQGSFSNVFSSSLKSNQHQTVKVADVVKDSRPPQELFDPSHPDADSNGMVKFPNVNTVEEMVDLNSASRGFESNVTVMQASKRMFLKTIELLR; from the coding sequence ATGGCAGATTCGCTTTTAAACTCAATGCATATCAGTGCTGCCGGCATGTCCGCACAGCGCTCACGTATGGATGTTGTGGCAGAGAATATTGCCAATGCGGAATCCACCCGTACAGAGGATGGTGGCCCCTATCAGCGGCGCCAGGTCATTTTTGAAACCGTTGCTCCTCAGGGAAGCTTCAGCAATGTCTTTTCATCATCGCTGAAAAGCAACCAGCATCAAACAGTAAAGGTGGCGGATGTGGTAAAGGATAGTCGCCCGCCCCAGGAGTTGTTTGACCCGTCCCATCCGGATGCGGACAGCAATGGCATGGTGAAGTTCCCCAACGTAAATACTGTTGAAGAGATGGTGGATCTGAACTCTGCATCCAGGGGTTTTGAATCCAATGTCACTGTGATGCAGGCATCAAAACGGATGTTCCTGAAAACAATAGAACTATTGAGATAG
- the flgB gene encoding flagellar basal body rod protein FlgB has translation MSGLFSSGFLKLETALVAREKLQTTHASNIANADTPNYRADRRTFDDIFSAEQAKRNRLDQGLFSKSNSTIFNGSGADSADASLRLDGNNVDTQKEMARMAENQLMHELTMRMIKGKISSLANAIKEGR, from the coding sequence ATGAGTGGTTTGTTTAGCAGTGGATTCCTCAAGCTTGAGACAGCATTGGTTGCACGAGAGAAGCTGCAGACCACCCATGCATCCAATATCGCAAATGCCGACACCCCCAACTACCGGGCGGACAGGCGCACCTTTGACGATATCTTTTCGGCAGAGCAGGCCAAGCGGAACCGGCTTGATCAGGGTCTGTTCTCAAAATCAAACAGCACCATTTTTAATGGTTCCGGCGCTGATTCGGCCGATGCCTCCCTTCGTCTTGATGGGAACAACGTAGACACACAAAAAGAGATGGCTCGCATGGCTGAAAATCAGTTGATGCATGAACTTACAATGCGAATGATCAAAGGCAAGATCAGCAGTCTGGCCAATGCCATCAAGGAAGGTAGGTAA
- a CDS encoding sigma-54 interaction domain-containing protein, translating into MKKIYLLGFPEAVAAELSVQLGRVASDLPVESQEQFQVEQLQADSETLFFLMDSHLANMQAKQVFQHAPMATLVVLADQMNADRASQLMSAGATDYRALPCADEILSIYIRKAQHQADLSSQASKQRKGTNIFVTRDIETRRLLDQVALVAPSRASILVLGESGTGKERLSQYVHQCSNRHDCTFVAVNCAAIPEGMIEAELFGYEKGAFTGATGSRPGKFELAHGGTLLLDEITEMPMHMQAKLLRVIQEGEVDRLGGRSPIKVDVRLIATSNRNIEEAINEGVFRQDLYYRLNVVTVSLPPLRNRPDDIIPLAEHFLQRFSEMYGKPAPAISEACVEYLQHYNWPGNAREIENCMHRAFLICAGDQLQVEYLNLEAASKLLPSERSEEHAIKAGVSIRDMEQALIKQTIKHVKGNRTEAAKLLGISIRTLRNKLRDMDTGMPLAQDMVSSA; encoded by the coding sequence ATGAAAAAGATATATTTGTTGGGCTTTCCTGAGGCTGTTGCAGCGGAGTTAAGCGTTCAGCTTGGGCGGGTGGCCTCCGATCTACCTGTGGAGTCGCAGGAACAGTTTCAGGTCGAACAGCTGCAGGCTGATTCAGAGACGCTATTTTTCCTGATGGACTCGCATCTTGCCAATATGCAGGCGAAACAGGTTTTTCAACATGCACCGATGGCCACTCTGGTTGTGCTGGCAGATCAGATGAACGCAGATCGCGCATCGCAACTCATGAGTGCCGGCGCTACAGATTACCGTGCCCTGCCGTGCGCGGATGAGATTCTCAGTATTTATATACGTAAAGCGCAACATCAGGCGGATCTCTCTTCACAGGCCAGCAAGCAGCGTAAAGGCACCAACATATTTGTTACCCGTGATATCGAGACCAGGCGCTTGCTGGATCAGGTGGCCCTTGTTGCGCCCAGCCGCGCTTCCATTCTCGTGCTTGGCGAATCGGGAACTGGCAAGGAGCGGCTTTCCCAGTATGTCCACCAGTGTTCGAATCGACACGACTGCACCTTTGTTGCGGTCAACTGCGCAGCTATTCCCGAGGGGATGATTGAGGCGGAGTTGTTCGGTTATGAAAAGGGGGCGTTTACCGGTGCTACAGGCTCCCGGCCCGGCAAGTTCGAACTTGCACATGGCGGCACGCTGCTGCTGGATGAAATCACTGAGATGCCGATGCATATGCAGGCGAAGTTACTCCGCGTGATCCAGGAAGGGGAGGTTGACCGCCTGGGTGGCAGAAGCCCTATCAAGGTGGATGTGCGCCTCATCGCCACCAGCAACCGCAATATCGAGGAGGCAATCAATGAAGGGGTGTTTCGCCAGGATCTCTATTATCGCCTGAATGTGGTGACGGTTTCGCTTCCCCCGCTCCGAAATCGCCCTGACGATATCATCCCGCTGGCCGAGCATTTTCTCCAGCGTTTTAGTGAGATGTATGGTAAGCCTGCACCGGCTATCAGTGAGGCCTGTGTTGAATATCTGCAGCACTACAACTGGCCTGGCAATGCCCGCGAGATCGAGAATTGCATGCACCGTGCCTTCCTGATCTGTGCGGGAGATCAGCTTCAGGTTGAGTACCTGAATCTGGAGGCTGCATCAAAGCTGCTCCCTTCCGAGCGCTCCGAAGAGCATGCGATCAAGGCTGGCGTAAGCATCCGGGATATGGAGCAGGCGCTGATAAAGCAGACGATCAAACATGTGAAGGGAAATCGTACCGAAGCGGCAAAACTGCTTGGTATTAGCATTCGTACATTAAGAAACAAGCTCCGGGATATGGATACTGGCATGCCGCTTGCTCAAGACATGGTGTCATCTGCCTGA
- a CDS encoding tetratricopeptide repeat protein → MHSASVIISTILAIFVLNTGICHAADERGVDDVRSFLTQGEVHRAINLTRTLLADTELNDDQRFELLLVLAESEEKLAAARKYNKAEVSIRAYQDLHKEYPQRFEAVKMHWKVAWLSWNQGRYDQANSALQTILLDYPYSQEAKKAALLHARYLIQRSKFQNARSVLLRYFGLSSDISDLEETEGFVWLAIIEEADGNSELAYKNMVDAYTHHPEVIEGDAYVYEVYIRLLSLYETTQVQYVHVKRFLKRYVSSPEALSVRLLQADILVEQGDAKGAETMYGILASRHGESAVGKKAYMRQLMLQSKGISDTAKLKVALQKFSRLVASNQLSEVETEATLYQARILARLGEGDAEYMTRATASYAIAASYESPSRFADAARSEGKELLGRHILNMLEKEQWLQAVVLWKRYPQIRPERSQQLAFGVAQAYIHLLDFVHAEEMLDRLYVEAGGSVWSHRIMLEKARLWAERRDQDGVIKIMQWLAKHEKTLYRQDLLLIVGSIQNTRGEASAASQTLANINPNDLTPELRKTYWLTRARINLNLKRWHTAAEAWKQLAAVSEGDKRWEYVIEQADALIQGMGYLDAETALLQVPESEQKAAWHYAMALCAQNTGRWNMAKEHLTLLSSPDSDPDYQLRARMLLAQEQAEQVKRQH, encoded by the coding sequence ATGCATTCAGCTTCAGTAATTATTTCGACTATTCTGGCTATATTTGTCCTTAATACGGGCATCTGCCATGCGGCGGATGAGCGGGGTGTTGATGATGTCCGTTCTTTTTTGACGCAGGGAGAGGTGCATCGCGCTATCAACCTGACCCGCACGCTGCTGGCCGATACTGAGCTGAACGATGATCAGCGCTTTGAGCTGCTGCTTGTTCTGGCTGAGTCCGAGGAGAAGCTTGCTGCTGCAAGGAAGTATAACAAAGCAGAAGTAAGTATCCGCGCATACCAGGATCTTCATAAAGAGTACCCCCAGAGGTTCGAGGCTGTAAAAATGCACTGGAAGGTGGCATGGCTAAGCTGGAATCAGGGCAGGTATGATCAGGCGAATTCTGCCCTGCAGACGATTTTACTCGACTACCCCTACTCTCAGGAGGCAAAAAAAGCGGCGCTCTTGCATGCGCGCTATCTCATCCAGAGAAGCAAGTTTCAGAATGCACGCTCGGTACTTCTCAGATATTTCGGCCTGAGTTCAGATATCTCTGATCTGGAGGAGACAGAAGGGTTTGTCTGGTTGGCAATCATTGAAGAGGCTGACGGCAATTCTGAACTGGCCTATAAAAACATGGTGGATGCCTATACCCATCACCCTGAAGTGATAGAGGGTGATGCTTATGTTTATGAGGTATACATCCGCCTCTTATCCCTCTATGAAACCACCCAGGTACAATATGTCCATGTTAAGCGCTTTCTGAAGAGATACGTCTCAAGCCCAGAGGCCTTGTCCGTACGCCTGTTGCAGGCGGATATTCTGGTGGAGCAGGGTGATGCCAAGGGTGCGGAGACAATGTATGGCATTCTGGCAAGTCGACATGGGGAGAGTGCTGTCGGCAAGAAGGCCTATATGCGCCAATTAATGCTGCAGAGCAAAGGCATCAGTGACACTGCAAAACTGAAGGTGGCCCTGCAAAAATTCTCCCGGCTGGTGGCGAGTAACCAGCTTTCTGAAGTTGAGACTGAGGCAACGCTCTATCAGGCGCGTATTCTGGCGAGACTGGGAGAGGGTGATGCGGAATACATGACCAGAGCCACGGCATCCTATGCAATTGCGGCATCCTATGAGTCTCCGTCCCGTTTTGCGGATGCAGCGCGCAGTGAGGGAAAAGAGCTGCTGGGCAGACATATTCTTAATATGCTGGAGAAGGAGCAGTGGCTTCAGGCTGTCGTGTTATGGAAGCGCTATCCGCAGATCAGGCCAGAAAGGTCGCAGCAGCTGGCTTTCGGAGTAGCACAGGCTTACATTCATTTATTGGACTTTGTGCATGCAGAGGAGATGCTGGATCGCCTCTATGTTGAGGCGGGCGGTTCGGTCTGGTCTCACCGTATTATGCTGGAAAAAGCCCGCCTCTGGGCTGAGCGCAGGGATCAGGACGGCGTTATCAAGATCATGCAGTGGCTAGCCAAACATGAGAAGACGCTTTATCGCCAGGATCTCCTGCTGATCGTCGGAAGCATACAGAATACCCGGGGGGAGGCTTCAGCGGCCAGCCAGACTCTGGCGAATATCAATCCGAATGATTTAACGCCCGAACTGCGCAAAACCTACTGGCTTACCAGAGCCCGTATTAATCTGAATTTGAAACGCTGGCATACAGCCGCCGAGGCATGGAAGCAGCTGGCAGCTGTAAGCGAGGGGGATAAGCGATGGGAGTATGTCATAGAACAGGCTGATGCCCTGATCCAGGGTATGGGTTATCTGGATGCTGAGACGGCGTTACTTCAGGTGCCTGAGTCCGAGCAGAAGGCGGCATGGCACTATGCGATGGCACTATGCGCGCAAAATACCGGGCGCTGGAATATGGCGAAGGAGCATCTTACCCTGTTGAGTAGCCCGGATTCCGATCCTGACTACCAGCTGAGGGCTCGCATGCTGCTGGCCCAGGAGCAGGCAGAGCAAGTGAAGAGGCAACATTAA